The Eriocheir sinensis breed Jianghai 21 chromosome 21, ASM2467909v1, whole genome shotgun sequence genome includes a region encoding these proteins:
- the LOC127001562 gene encoding uncharacterized PE-PGRS family protein PE_PGRS54-like isoform X8, with amino-acid sequence MWKVVVVAAALSVAAVAGEGGQEAQLSGPGLSLGELLRGSRESSGEYRVRHFGRGGGDDDDSEEFPPLMPYEFAYEVKDDATTNYQNRVEFVEDGVLRGSYSLLSPDGVVRTSVYSDTGNGFEVTLHEVPTDIVVIGSGLPGDPALKAGGTYRYYDSRDSGSRESFRPSFSRSGGFEAFSKASEGFDGSSRGSAIFSSSSNRDFSSKNKQSSREESSRREESERREESSRRDESRREESSRRDESRREESEGSRFEFLTNDKSALEAFDRESASQGFSGGSRDSEASSRRKESRREESEGYKYELLTNDKSALEAFDRESASQGFSGGSRDSEASSRHEESGGFGEFSHAFASSFSQQGGSGGGSGGGSGGGSGGGSGGGLGGGFGGGSGGGSEGGSGGSRGGFGGGSEGGSLGGSGGSSGGSGGGSGGGFVGTGSGSGHGGSGGGSGGGYEGGLGGGSGGGFGGGSEGGSFGGEFGGSGGGSGGGSDGGSGGGSSGGSGGGSGGGFVGTGGGSGHGGSSGGSDGGSGGGFGGGSGGSGGGSHGGSSGSGGGSGGGSGGSGRGSHGGSGGSGGGSGGGSHGGLGGSGGGFGGEFGGSGGGSGGGSGGSGGGSGGGSGGSGGGSHGGSGGSGGGSHGGSGGSGGGFGGGSGGSGGGSHGGSGGSDGGFGGGSGGSGGGFGVGSGGSGGGSHGGSGGSDGGFGGEFGGSGGGFGGEFSGSGGGSHGGSGGSDGGFGGGSGGSGGGFGVGSGGSGGGSHGGSGGSDGGFGGGSGGSGGGSHGGSGGSDGGFGGGSGGSGGGSHGGSGGSDGGFGGGSGGSGGGSHGGSGGSDGGFGGGSGGSGGGSHGGSSGSGGGSHGGSGGSDGGFGGGSGGSGGGSHGGSGGSDGGFGGGSGGSGGGSHGGSSGSGGEFGGGFGGSGGGSHGGSGGSDGGFGGGSGGSGGGSHGGSSGSDGGFGGGSGGSGGGSHGGSGGSGDGFGGGSGGGSDGGSGGSGGEFGGGSGGSFGGSHGGSGGSGGGSGGGSGGSGGGSDGGSGSGSGGSGGGFGGGSGGSHGGSGASGGGSGGGSSGSGGGSHGGSGGGFGGGSGGSGGGSHGGSGGSGGRSGGGSSGGSDGGSGGGFGGGLDIGLGFGTDGPGGSGSGIELGLGLGGGPGIELGFGTDGPGGFGGEPGGSGGGFGGGPGGSGGGSHGGSGGSGGGSGGGSGGSGGGFDGGSGGGSGVSGGGFGGGLDIGLGFGAGDGPGGSGGGLGGSVGGFGGRPGGSDGGFGDGSGGSGGFGGGFGGGPGGGFGGGSGGSGGSGGFGGGFGGGPGGGFGGGSGGSGGFGGGFGGGPGGGFGGGSGGSGGGSGGGAGGSGGGVSGGGAGGGGVNLQDKAVFIIHPDFFKTGAGAGLTGLPEVTEPIIIVSDNKFAQGGGGAGVGFSNALGGGGFAGAFSSVNRLGEAAAADTTAAHSSGAASTATAEEVSTSSGKSGSTSTSAIESASSLGSASISASSPSSEGFVASTFSSNGLTVGSATGDSTSASSGSFGRSTIENVSSSASAAEGASSSGATKSASFSSASESSGSATDGASFLTSASEGGSSSHGSVSSGSGTEGAFLFDASGSSLGSAAEVDTSLGSAAEVASSSSATEVASSGSAAEVTFSGSAAEVASSSGAAEVTSSNSAAEVTSSNAAAAASSGSAAEGVSSSSSGGFDASTFNSRKLSVESSTKDSSSSSSRKGGVLTITSSSLDGSSGINKAVTDESSGRGQSVLDSGASGGTKNIEKAANAKPASSGQIGLNGFSTSFSEGGSQQFIISSSGDASRFDSHRFSSSGSGGSSSSGASSSAILHSQSGGDLKLQAPDQLLKILNPGQTARGLQGIRGSSGQGGAVFFTQETDLASSQGGKTSITQLPVTRVTTVTHLPDDSKQGSSILKIAGSSTGFKNNQNVFTSPPSGAARFFASASNTKTFQASGKKSAGNKIVSISGSGTLTTLPTGDTVLALGSKQPIAISTSQGVIRNSRRTAPFSTTNSRQQRPRRIRGRLLRSL; translated from the exons CCACTCATGCCCTACGAGTTCGCATACGAGGTGAAAGACGACGCCACGACCAATTACCAGAACAGAGTGGAGTTCGTTGAGGATGGCGTGTTGCGGGGGAGCTACAGCCTCCTCTCCCCTGACGGTGTGGTTCGAACTTCCGTCTATTCCGACACCGGCAATGGCTTCGAG GTGACCCTCCACGAAGTGCCAACAGACATCGTGGTCATCGGCTCAGGCCTCCCTGGTGACCCCGCGCTCAAGGCCGGGGGCACGTACAGGTACTACGACTCTCGCGACTCAGGCTCAAGGGAGTCCTTCCGGCCATCTTTCAGCAGGAGCGGTGGATTTGAGGCTTTCTCTAAAGCATCAGAAGGGTTTGACGGGTCTTCAAGAGGGTCAGCTATCTTTAGTTCATCGAGCAACAGAGACTTTTCATCGAAAAATAAACAGTCAAGTCGCGAAGAGTCATCCAGGCGCGAAGAATCGGAAAGGCGCGAAGAATCGTCGAGACGCGATGAGTCAAGACGCGAAGAATCGTCGAGACGCGATGAGTCAAGACGCGAAGAATCCGAAGGCTCCAGATTTGAATTTTTAACGAATGACAAGAGTGCCTTGGAAGCCTTCGACAGGGAGAGCGCCAGCCAAGGCTTCTCTGGTGGGTCTAGGGACTCCGAGGCTTCGTCGAGACGCAAAGAGTCAAGACGCGAAGAATCCGAAGGCTACAAATATGAATTGTTGACGAATGACAAGAGTGCCTTGGAAGCCTTCGACAGGGAGAGCGCCAGCCAAGGCTTCTCTGGCGGGTCTAGGGACTCCGAGGCTTCGTCGAGACACGAAGAGTCTGGAGGCTTTGGAGAGTTCTCGCATGCCTTCGCGTCATCGTTCTCCCAGCAGGGAGGATCTGGAGGTGGATCAGGTGGTGGATCTGGAGGTGGATCAGGTGGTGGATCTGGTGGTGGATTAGGTGGTGGATTTGGTGGTGGATCAGGTGGTGGATCTGAGGGTGGATCAGGTGGATCAAGAGGTGGATTCGGTGGTGGATCTGAGGGTGGATCATTAGGTGGATCTGGAGGATCAAGTGGTGGATCTGGTGGTGGATCAGGGGGTGGATTTGTTGGAACTGGTAGTGGATCAGGTCACGGTGGATCTGGTGGTGGATCAGGTGGTGGATATGAGGGTGGATTAGGTGGTGGATCAGGGGGTGGATTCGGTGGTGGATCTGAGGGTGGATCATTTGGTGGTGAATTTGGTGGATCAGGTGGTGGATCTGGTGGTGGATCAGATGGTGGATCTGGAGGTGGGTCAAGTGGTGGATCTGGTGGTGGATCAGGGGGTGGATTTGTTGGAACTGGTGGTGGATCAGGTCACGGTGGATCAAGTGGTGGATCTGACGGTGGATCAGGTGGCGGATtcggtggtggttctggtggatCAGGTGGGGGATCACATGGTGGTTCAAGTGGATCAGGTGGCGGATccggtggtggttctggtggatCAGGTCGCGGATCACATGGTGGTTCTGGTGGATCAGGTGGCGGATCAGGTGGCGGATCACATGGTGGTTTAGGTGGATCAGGTGGCGGATTCGGTGGTGAATTTGGTGGATCAGGTGGCGGATccggtggtggttctggtggatCAGGTGGCGGATccggtggtggttctggtggatCAGGTGGGGGATCACATGGTGGTTCTGGTGGATCAGGTGGCGGATCACATGGTGGTTCAGGTGGATCAGGTGGCGGATTCGGAGGTGGATCTGGTGGATCAGGTGGCGGATCACATGGTGGTTCAGGTGGATCAGATGGCGGATTCGGTGGTGGATCTGGTGGATCAGGTGGCGGATTCGGAGTTGGATCTGGTGGATCAGGTGGCGGATCACATGGTGGTTCAGGTGGATCAGATGGCGGATTCGGTGGTGAATTTGGTGGATCAGGTGGCGGATTCGGTGGTGAATTTAGTGGATCAGGTGGCGGATCACATGGTGGTTCAGGTGGATCAGATGGCGGATTCGGTGGTGGATCTGGTGGATCAGGTGGCGGATTCGGAGTTGGATCTGGTGGATCAGGTGGCGGATCACATGGTGGTTCAGGTGGATCAGATGGCGGATTCGGTGGTGGATCTGGTGGATCAGGTGGGGGATCACATGGTGGTTCTGGTGGATCAGATGGCGGATTCGGTGGTGGATCTGGTGGATCAGGTGGGGGATCACATGGTGGTTCTGGTGGATCAGATGGCGGATTCGGTGGTGGATCTGGTGGATCCGGTGGCGGATCACATGGTGGTTCTGGTGGATCAGATGGCGGATTCGGTGGTGGATCTGGTGGATCAGGTGGGGGATCACATGGTGGTTCTAGTGGATCAG GTGGCGGATCACATGGTGGTTCAGGTGGATCAGATGGCGGATTCGGTGGTGGATCTGGTGGATCAGGTGGGGGATCACATGGTGGTTCTGGTGGATCAGATGGCGGATTCGGTGGTGGATCTGGTGGATCAGGTGGGGGATCACATGGTGGTTCTAGTGGATCAGGTGGTGAATTCGGTGGTGGATTTGGTGGATCAGGTGGCGGATCACATGGTGGTTCAGGTGGATCAGATGGCGGATTCGGTGGTGGATCTGGTGGATCAGGTGGGGGATCACATGGTGGTTCTAGTGGATCAGATGGCGGATTCGGTGGTGGATCTGGTGGATCAGGTGGGGGATCACATGGTGGTTCAGGTGGATCAGGTGACGGATTCGGTGGTGGATCTGGTGGCGGATCCGATGGTGGATCAGGTGGATCAGGTGGCGAGTTCGGTGGTGGATCTGGTGGATCATTTGGCGGATCACATGGAGGTTCAGGTGGATCAGGTGGGGGATCCGGTGGTGGATCTGGTGGATCAGGTGGCGGATCCGATGGTGGATCAGGTAGTGGTTCAGGTGGATCAGGTGGCGGATTCGGTGGGGGATCTGGTGGATCACATGGTGGTTCAGGTGCATCAGGTGGGGGATCCGGTGGTGGATCTAGTGGATCAGGTGGCGGATCACATGGTGGTTCAGGTGGAGGATTCGGTGGTGGATCTGGTGGATCAGGTGGCGGATCACATGGTGGTTCAGGTGGATCAGGTGGGAGATCCGGTGGTGGATCAAGTGGCGGATCCGATGGTGGATCAGGTGGCGGATTCGGTGGTGGACTTGATATTGGACTCGGTTTTGGAACTGATGGACCTGGTGGATCAGGATCTGGTATTGAACTCGGTTTGGGACTTGGTGGTGGACCTGGTATTGAGCTCGGGTTTGGAACTGATGGACCTGGTGGATTCGGTGGTGAACCTGGTGGATCAGGAGGTGGATTCGGTGGTGGACCTGGTGGATCAGGTGGCGGATCACATGGTGGTTCAGGTGGATCAGGTGGCGGATccggtggtggttctggtggatCAGGTGGTGGATTCGATGGTGGATCAGGTGGTGGTTCAGGTGTATCAGGTGGCGGATTCGGTGGTGGACTTGATATTGGACTCGGTTTTGGAGCTGGTGATGGACCTGGTGGGTCAGGAGGTGGACTTGGTGGATCAGTTGGCGGATTCGGTGGTCGACCTGGTGGATCAGATGGTGGATTCGGTGATGGATCAGGTGGGTCAGGTGGATTCGGTGGCGGATTCGGAGGTGGACCAGGAGGTGGATTCGGTGGTGGATCAGGTGGATCAGGTGGATCAGGTGGATTCGGTGGCGGATTCGGTGGTGGACCAGGAGGTGGATTCGGTGGTGGATCAGGTGGATCAGGTGGATTCGGTGGCGGATTCGGTGGTGGACCAGGAGGTGGATTCGGTGGTGGATCAGGTGGATCAGGTGGTGGATctggtggtggagcaggtggaTCTGGTGGCGGGGTCAGTGGTGGAGgggccggcggcggcggcgtcaacCTACAGGACAAGGCCGTGTTCATCATTCACCCTGACTTCTTCAAGACCGGCGCGGGCGCCGGCCTGACGGGCCTGCCGGAAGTGACGGAGCCCATTATTATCGTGAGTGACAATAAATTTGCCCAGGGTGGGGGTGGGGCTGGCGTAGGTTTCAGTAATGCTCTGGGCGGAGGAGGGTTTGCGGGAGCCTTTAGCAGCGTGAACAGGCTGggagaggctgctgctgctgacacCACAGCGGCTCACTCAAGCGGTGCTGCATCAACTGCTACCGCCGAAGAAGTAAGTACATCCTCTGGTAAAAGTGGATCGACCTCGACCAGTGCCATTGAAAGCGCTTCATCCTTAGGCAGTGCCTCAATAAGCGCTTCTTCTCCAAGCAGTGAAGGCTTCGTTGCATCCACCTTCAGCTCCAACGGATTGACTGTTGGAAGTGCGACAGGTGATTCTACCTCTGCCTCGAGTGGATCATTTGGAAGAAGTACCATCGAAAATGTCTCATCCTCAGCTAGTGCCGCTGAAGGAGCATCTTCAAGTGGTGCTACAAAGAGTGCTTCATTCTCCAGTGCAAGTGAATCATCGGGCAGCGCCACTGATGGTGCTTCTTTTTTAACTAGTGCTTCCGAAGGTGGTTCATCCTCCCACGGATCAGTTTCCTCAGGGAGTGGAACTGAAGGCGCCTTTTTATTTGATGCAAGTGGATCTTCCCTAGGCAGTGCGGCTGAAGTTGATACTTCTTTAGGCAGTGCCGCTGAAGTAGCCTCCTCAAGCAGTGCCACTGAAGTGGCCTCCTCAGGCAGTGCCGCTGAAGTGACCTTCTCAGGTAGTGCCGCTGAAGTGGCCTCCTCAAGCGGTGCCGCTGAAGTGACCTCCTCAAATAGTGCCGCTGAAGTGACCTCAAGCAATGCCGCTGCAGCGGCTTCCTCAGGCAGTGCCGCTGAAGGTGTTTCTTCTTCGAGCAGTGGAGGGTTCGATGCATCTACATTCAACTCTAGAAAACTATCTGTAGAAAGCAGCACAAAagattcttcatcttcttccagcAGAAAAGGTGGAGTTCTAACAATTACTTCCTCTAGCTTGGATGGATCATCTGGTATCAACAAAGCGGTAACTGATGAGTCGTCTGGCAGGGGACAATCAGTTCTCGATAGTGGAGCATCAGGAGGaacaaaaaatattgaaaaggcAGCCAATGCAAAACCAGCTTCTTCGGGTCAAATTGGGCTGAATGGATTTAGCACGTCCTTCAGTGAAGGCGGATCACAACAGTTTATAATATCCTCTAGTGGAGACGCATCCAGGTTTGACTCCCACAGATTTTCCAGCAGTGGATCCGGTGGCTCTTCAAGCAGTGGGGCGTCAAGCAGTGCCATTTTGCACAGCCAAAGCGGTGGTGACTTAAAACTGCAGGCACCGGACCAGTTACTGAAGATTCTCAATCCAGGCCAAACAGCTCGCGGGCTTCAGGGTATCCGCGGCAGTTCGGGCCAGGGCGGGGCTGTCTTCTTTACGCAGGAAACTGACCTGGCCTCTTCCCAGGGCGGCAAAACCTCCATCACACAACTGCCAGTCACTCGCGTCACCACCGTGACACACCTCCCTGACGATTCTAAGCAAGGCTCTTCCATCTTGAAAATAGCTGGCAGTTCCACGGGCTTCAAGAATAACCAGAACGTGTTCACAAGCCCACCGTCAGGTGCTGCACGATTCTTTGCATCAGCATCAAACACAAAAACTTTTCAGGCGAGTGGCAAGAAGTCAGCAGGAAACAAAATTGTTAGCATATCCGGCTCAGGAACACTCACGACTCTTCCTACTGGTGACACTGTCCTCGCCTTGGGCAGCAAACAACCCATTGCAATTTCCACTTCCCAGGGCGTCATCAGGAACAGCCGGAGGACCGCGCCCTTTTCCACCACCAACTCGAGGCAGCAACGACCGAGGCGAATCCGAGGGCGGCTTCTGAGGTCACTCTAA